The following proteins come from a genomic window of Methylorubrum populi:
- a CDS encoding SDR family oxidoreductase: MTDPLTKYPRPPFETQPQSFPGKTAQMAPEPDHGEESYKGSGNLTGKAALVTGGDSGIGRAVAIAYAREGADVAIAYLPDEQKDAETVGNWIEKAGRRALLLPGDIKDPAYAREIVERTAKEFGRLDILVNNAAFQQPNQGVADIDDDVFEKHFRTNIFGPFYATKAALAHLKPGASVIFTSSVNSKHPVPTLFAYSATKGALSNMVLGLAQLLAETGIRVNGVLPGPIWTPFIPAGMSEDAVKTFGSQVPFNRPGQPAELASAYVMLAAEESSYTSGALITVAGGMPIF, encoded by the coding sequence ATGACCGATCCGCTGACGAAGTACCCGCGCCCGCCCTTCGAGACGCAGCCCCAGAGCTTCCCCGGCAAGACGGCTCAGATGGCGCCCGAGCCCGACCACGGCGAGGAGAGCTACAAGGGCTCCGGCAACCTCACGGGCAAGGCCGCCCTTGTGACGGGCGGCGACAGCGGCATCGGGAGGGCGGTGGCGATCGCCTATGCCCGCGAGGGCGCCGACGTGGCGATCGCCTACCTGCCCGACGAGCAGAAGGATGCGGAGACGGTCGGCAACTGGATCGAGAAGGCGGGCCGGCGCGCCCTGCTGCTTCCCGGCGACATCAAGGACCCGGCCTATGCCCGCGAAATCGTCGAGCGCACGGCGAAGGAGTTCGGCCGGCTCGACATCCTGGTGAACAACGCCGCCTTCCAGCAGCCGAACCAGGGGGTCGCGGACATCGACGACGACGTGTTCGAAAAGCACTTCCGGACCAACATCTTCGGCCCGTTCTACGCCACCAAGGCGGCGCTGGCGCATCTCAAGCCCGGCGCCTCGGTGATCTTCACCTCCTCGGTCAATTCCAAGCACCCGGTGCCGACCCTGTTCGCCTACAGCGCCACCAAGGGGGCGCTCAGCAACATGGTGCTCGGCCTCGCGCAGCTGCTCGCCGAGACCGGCATCCGCGTGAACGGCGTGCTGCCGGGCCCGATCTGGACCCCGTTCATCCCCGCCGGGATGAGCGAGGATGCGGTGAAGACCTTCGGCAGCCAGGTGCCGTTCAACCGCCCCGGCCAGCCGGCCGAGCTCGCCTCGGCCTACGTCATGCTGGCAGCGGAAGAGAGCAGCTACACCTCCGGCGCGCTGATCACCGTCGCCGGCGGCATGCCGATCTTCTGA
- a CDS encoding FAD-binding and (Fe-S)-binding domain-containing protein: MSANPGASAKPAEAPAPTARAKARNDAGLPRKLAEVLEGEARFDTFTRGRYATDASIYQIMPAGVVFPRSAADIAATLRVAAQFDLPVIMRGGGTSQNGQPIGAGLVVDCSRHFNGVVAYDAEGGTVTVEPGHVLERLNARLRADGWFFPVEPSTATRCTIGGMAGNNSCGARSLRYGKMSDNVLAMEALFHDGAAFGFGLTGNEASAVTGGARADDLARRMLALAAENRDEIERMYPRVQRRVGGYNLDSLVEPRPNLAHLLVGSEGTLAATTTVTLKLSRLPAHRVMGVCHFPSFRAAMETTRHIVALDPVAVELVDNNVLVLGADIPLFRTTLADITRGQPNCLLLAEFAGDDLAALKQDLKRLDQCMADHGFPDAVVEVVEPNRQKAVWEVREACLNIMMSMKGDAKPVSFIEDCAVPLDHLADYTDAVTEVFTRHGTRGTWYAHASVGCLHVRPILDMKKGGDVRKMRAIAEETAELVRRHKGSYSGEHGDGISRSEFVEPLFGAKLTRAFETVKDGFDPENRLNPNKIVRPLKMDDRTLMRFAPDYAVSAPVKTALDWSDWGGFGPAVEMCNNNGTCRKLAGGAMCPSYRATKDEQHLTRGRANSLRLAISGQLGKDAFTSPEMKRTMDLCVSCKACRRECPTGVDMAKMKVEFLHHYHARHGLPLKERLVAEMPRYAGVAAALAPLLNLRNRYPALARFGEQWAGFSARRSLPEWRRPWRESGEVAHPEDVMGDFRDLILFGDTFNRAFERENLEAAERVLRAAGYRLHRVVAHKGRRPLCCGRTYLASGQTDRAREEARRTLDTLLPFVRAGARVVGLEPSCLLTFRDEFLSLLPREEADELASKAFLFEELLAADLAAGRITLPLADQGGRVAHLHGHCHQKSFGAMGSVETVLRAVPGLDVRVIESSCCGMAGAFGYGRDTIDVSFAMAELSLFPALRKASADDLVVADGTSCRHQIHDGLGRDAIHVARVLDAALTPGR; encoded by the coding sequence TTGAGCGCGAATCCGGGCGCGAGCGCGAAACCGGCCGAGGCACCGGCTCCGACCGCGCGGGCGAAGGCCCGCAACGATGCCGGGCTGCCGCGCAAGCTCGCCGAGGTCCTAGAGGGCGAGGCCCGCTTCGACACCTTCACCCGCGGGCGATACGCGACCGACGCCTCGATCTACCAGATCATGCCGGCGGGCGTGGTGTTTCCCAGGAGCGCCGCCGACATCGCCGCGACCCTGAGGGTGGCGGCCCAGTTCGACCTGCCCGTGATCATGCGCGGCGGCGGCACCTCGCAGAACGGCCAGCCGATCGGCGCCGGCCTCGTGGTCGATTGCTCGCGCCACTTCAACGGCGTCGTCGCCTACGACGCGGAGGGCGGCACCGTCACCGTCGAGCCCGGACACGTGCTGGAGCGCCTCAACGCCCGGCTGAGGGCGGACGGCTGGTTCTTCCCCGTCGAGCCCTCGACCGCCACCCGCTGCACCATCGGCGGCATGGCCGGCAACAATTCCTGCGGCGCCCGCTCGCTGCGCTACGGCAAGATGAGCGACAACGTGCTGGCCATGGAGGCGCTGTTCCACGACGGCGCCGCCTTCGGCTTCGGGCTGACCGGCAACGAGGCGAGCGCGGTGACGGGTGGGGCGCGGGCGGACGACCTCGCCCGGCGCATGCTGGCGCTCGCCGCCGAGAACCGCGACGAGATCGAGAGGATGTACCCGCGGGTGCAGCGGCGGGTCGGCGGCTACAACCTCGACTCCCTGGTCGAGCCGCGGCCGAACCTCGCCCATCTCCTCGTCGGTTCGGAGGGGACGCTTGCCGCCACCACCACGGTGACGCTGAAGCTCTCGCGCCTGCCGGCCCACCGCGTCATGGGCGTGTGCCACTTCCCCTCGTTCCGCGCGGCGATGGAGACCACGCGCCACATCGTGGCTCTCGACCCCGTGGCGGTCGAACTCGTCGACAACAACGTACTCGTGCTCGGCGCCGACATCCCGCTGTTCCGCACGACGCTGGCCGACATCACCCGGGGCCAGCCGAACTGCCTGCTGCTGGCCGAGTTCGCCGGCGACGACCTCGCCGCGCTCAAGCAAGACCTGAAGCGCCTCGACCAGTGCATGGCCGATCACGGCTTTCCCGACGCGGTGGTCGAGGTGGTGGAGCCCAACCGCCAGAAGGCGGTGTGGGAGGTGCGCGAGGCCTGCCTCAACATCATGATGTCGATGAAGGGGGACGCCAAACCGGTCTCCTTCATCGAGGATTGCGCCGTCCCCCTCGACCATCTGGCCGACTACACCGACGCGGTCACCGAGGTGTTCACGCGGCACGGCACCCGCGGCACGTGGTATGCCCACGCCTCCGTCGGTTGCCTGCACGTGCGCCCGATCCTCGACATGAAGAAGGGCGGCGACGTCCGGAAGATGCGCGCCATCGCCGAGGAGACCGCGGAGCTGGTGCGCCGCCACAAGGGCTCATACTCGGGCGAGCACGGCGACGGCATCTCGCGCTCCGAATTCGTGGAGCCGCTGTTCGGCGCAAAACTCACCCGCGCCTTCGAGACGGTGAAGGACGGCTTCGACCCCGAGAACCGCCTGAACCCCAACAAGATCGTCCGCCCGCTGAAGATGGACGACCGCACCCTGATGCGCTTCGCGCCCGACTACGCGGTGAGCGCCCCGGTGAAGACCGCGCTGGACTGGTCGGATTGGGGCGGCTTCGGCCCGGCGGTCGAGATGTGCAACAACAACGGCACCTGCCGGAAGCTCGCAGGCGGCGCCATGTGCCCCTCCTACCGCGCCACCAAGGACGAGCAGCACCTCACCCGCGGCCGCGCCAACTCCCTGCGGCTGGCGATCTCGGGTCAGCTCGGCAAGGATGCCTTCACGAGCCCCGAGATGAAGCGCACGATGGACCTGTGCGTGTCGTGCAAGGCCTGCCGCCGGGAATGCCCGACCGGCGTCGACATGGCCAAGATGAAGGTCGAGTTCCTGCACCACTACCACGCCCGGCACGGCCTGCCGCTCAAGGAGCGGCTGGTGGCCGAGATGCCGCGCTATGCCGGCGTGGCCGCGGCGCTGGCGCCGCTGCTGAACCTGCGCAACCGCTATCCGGCGCTCGCCCGGTTCGGCGAGCAATGGGCCGGCTTCTCCGCCCGCCGCTCCCTGCCGGAATGGCGCCGGCCCTGGCGCGAGAGCGGCGAGGTCGCCCATCCGGAGGACGTGATGGGCGATTTCCGCGACCTCATCCTGTTCGGCGACACCTTCAACCGCGCCTTCGAGCGCGAGAATCTGGAAGCCGCCGAGCGGGTGCTGCGGGCCGCCGGCTATCGCCTGCACCGCGTCGTCGCCCACAAGGGCCGCCGTCCGCTCTGCTGCGGCCGCACCTATCTCGCCTCCGGCCAGACCGACCGGGCGCGGGAGGAGGCCCGGCGGACGCTGGACACGCTCCTGCCCTTCGTGCGGGCCGGCGCCCGGGTGGTCGGCCTCGAGCCCTCCTGCCTCCTCACCTTCCGCGACGAGTTCCTGTCGTTGCTGCCGCGCGAGGAGGCGGACGAGCTCGCGAGCAAGGCTTTCCTCTTCGAAGAACTTCTTGCCGCCGACCTCGCGGCCGGCCGGATCACGCTTCCGCTCGCCGACCAGGGCGGCCGGGTCGCCCATCTGCACGGCCATTGCCACCAGAAGTCGTTCGGGGCGATGGGGTCGGTGGAGACGGTGCTGCGCGCGGTGCCGGGGCTCGATGTGCGGGTCATTGAATCGAGCTGCTGCGGCATGGCTGGCGCCTTCGGCTACGGCCGGGACACGATCGACGTCTCCTTCGCCATGGCCGAGCTGTCGCTGTTCCCGGCCTTGCGCAAGGCCTCCGCCGACGACCTCGTGGTGGCTGACGGCACGAGTTGCCGCCACCAGATCCACGACGGCCTCGGCCGCGACGCGATCCACGTCGCCCGCGTGCTCGACGCGGCCCTGACGCCGGGGCGCTGA
- a CDS encoding polyhydroxyalkanoate depolymerase translates to MLYPLYEAGHLMLAPMRLAAEATRLACENPFNPLAYAPHSRTVAAGCEMFERATRVYAKPAFGLGVSERIVWERPFCRVIAFGEPSAALDAKPKLLIVAPMSGHYATLLRGTVEAFLDSHQVFITDWTDARQVPARAGRFGLDDYIDTCIDLFAALGPDLHVAAVCQPSVPVLAAIARMEAEDHPLVPRSAVLMGGPVDTRRSPTAVNVLAQEKGFAWFERHCIHTVPPGYPGAGRAVYPGFLQLAGFMGMNLERHRDAHHAMFDHLVRGDGDSAARHRAFYDEYLAVMDLTAEFYLETIERVFIGHDLPRGTLRHRGEPVDLGAIRRCHLMAVEGEKDDITGLGQTRAALDLAVNLPEAAKSYHMQPGAGHYGIFNGSRFRADIVPLMRDFMERSQLRPATPRPAPVVPAPEPHPILLRDGPTLQPPRALPKRPILLPEPVPVLAERHGPQETIPQRIAL, encoded by the coding sequence ATGCTGTACCCTCTTTATGAGGCTGGCCATCTCATGCTCGCACCGATGCGCCTGGCGGCGGAAGCCACCCGGCTTGCCTGCGAGAACCCGTTCAATCCTCTCGCCTACGCCCCCCACAGCCGCACCGTGGCCGCCGGCTGCGAGATGTTCGAGCGCGCCACCCGCGTCTATGCCAAGCCCGCCTTCGGGCTCGGCGTGAGCGAGCGGATCGTCTGGGAGCGCCCCTTCTGCCGCGTGATCGCCTTCGGCGAGCCCTCCGCGGCGCTGGACGCCAAGCCGAAGCTCCTGATCGTCGCGCCGATGTCGGGCCATTACGCCACGCTGCTGCGCGGCACGGTCGAGGCCTTCCTCGACAGCCATCAGGTCTTCATCACCGATTGGACCGATGCCCGCCAGGTGCCGGCGCGCGCCGGCCGGTTCGGGCTCGACGACTACATCGACACCTGCATCGACCTGTTCGCGGCGCTGGGGCCGGACCTGCACGTCGCGGCCGTGTGCCAGCCCTCGGTGCCGGTGCTCGCCGCCATCGCCCGGATGGAGGCGGAGGATCACCCGCTCGTGCCGCGCTCGGCCGTGCTGATGGGCGGGCCGGTCGATACCCGCCGCTCGCCCACCGCCGTCAACGTTCTCGCCCAGGAGAAGGGCTTCGCCTGGTTCGAGCGGCACTGCATCCACACCGTGCCGCCCGGCTATCCAGGCGCGGGACGCGCGGTCTATCCGGGCTTCCTGCAGCTTGCCGGCTTCATGGGGATGAACCTTGAGCGGCACCGGGACGCCCACCACGCGATGTTCGACCATCTCGTGCGCGGCGACGGCGACTCGGCCGCCCGCCACCGGGCCTTCTACGACGAGTATCTCGCGGTGATGGACCTCACCGCCGAATTCTACCTCGAGACGATCGAGCGGGTCTTCATCGGTCACGACCTGCCCCGCGGCACCCTGCGCCATCGCGGCGAGCCGGTCGATCTCGGCGCGATCCGCCGCTGCCATCTGATGGCGGTGGAGGGCGAGAAGGACGACATCACCGGCCTCGGCCAGACGAGAGCCGCGCTCGATCTCGCCGTCAATTTGCCCGAGGCGGCCAAGAGCTACCACATGCAGCCGGGCGCCGGGCATTACGGCATCTTCAACGGCTCGCGCTTCCGCGCCGACATCGTGCCGCTGATGCGGGACTTCATGGAGCGCAGCCAGCTGCGGCCCGCCACGCCGCGGCCGGCTCCGGTGGTGCCGGCGCCGGAGCCGCACCCGATCCTCCTGCGCGACGGCCCCACCCTCCAGCCGCCGCGCGCCCTGCCCAAGCGGCCGATCCTGCTGCCCGAGCCCGTTCCCGTCCTGGCCGAGCGGCACGGCCCTCAGGAGACGATCCCGCAGCGGATCGCGCTGTAG
- a CDS encoding NAD-dependent succinate-semialdehyde dehydrogenase, producing the protein MDLDVSLHIAGRWRSGSGGETLSILNPATGEPVGRVAVAGRADLDEALEAVERGFAAWRKVSAFDRSKVLRRAAALMRERAEAIARTMTLEQGKPLAESRIETGVAADIIEWFAEEGRRAYGRVIPARAEGVLQIVTREPVGPVAAFTPWNFPINQAVRKLSAALCTGCPVILKGPEDTPASCAELVRAFLDAGVPGDALALVYGDPAEISGYLIPHPVIRKITFTGSTAIGKQLAALAGQHMKRATMELGGHAPAIVFDDADVDTAVRVLAANKYRNAGQVCVAPTRFLVQDRVYDRFVDGFVAASKALKVGDGLDPATQMGPLVHGRRVEAMEAFVADAEAKGARLLTGGSRIGNRGHFFEPTVFADVPLDARIMNEEPFGPIAAIRRFAADEEAFAEANRLPYGLAAYAYTRSATRANRVGEGVESGMISINHHGIALPETPFGGVKDSGYGSEGGAEAIEAYLVTKFITQANT; encoded by the coding sequence ATGGACCTCGACGTTTCGCTTCACATCGCCGGCCGGTGGCGCTCCGGCAGCGGCGGCGAGACCCTGTCCATCCTCAACCCGGCCACGGGTGAACCGGTCGGGCGGGTCGCGGTCGCCGGGCGGGCCGATCTCGATGAGGCGCTGGAGGCGGTCGAGCGCGGTTTCGCCGCGTGGCGAAAGGTCTCCGCCTTCGATCGGTCCAAGGTGCTGCGCCGGGCAGCCGCCCTGATGCGCGAGCGCGCGGAGGCGATCGCCCGCACCATGACCCTCGAACAGGGCAAGCCGCTGGCCGAGTCGCGCATCGAGACCGGCGTCGCCGCCGACATCATCGAGTGGTTCGCGGAAGAGGGGCGCCGCGCCTACGGCCGGGTCATCCCGGCCCGCGCCGAGGGCGTGCTCCAGATCGTCACCCGCGAGCCGGTCGGGCCGGTGGCGGCCTTCACGCCGTGGAACTTCCCGATCAATCAGGCGGTGCGCAAACTCTCGGCGGCGCTCTGCACCGGCTGCCCGGTCATCCTCAAGGGGCCCGAGGACACCCCGGCCTCCTGCGCCGAACTGGTGCGCGCCTTCCTCGACGCCGGCGTGCCGGGCGACGCGCTCGCCCTGGTCTACGGCGATCCGGCCGAGATCTCCGGCTACCTCATCCCGCACCCGGTGATCCGCAAGATCACCTTCACCGGCTCGACCGCAATCGGCAAGCAACTCGCGGCGCTCGCCGGCCAGCACATGAAGCGGGCGACGATGGAACTCGGCGGCCACGCCCCGGCGATCGTGTTCGACGATGCCGATGTCGACACAGCGGTGCGGGTGCTCGCCGCCAACAAGTACCGCAATGCCGGGCAGGTCTGCGTCGCCCCGACCCGTTTCCTCGTGCAAGACCGGGTGTACGACCGCTTCGTCGACGGGTTCGTCGCGGCCTCGAAGGCGCTCAAGGTCGGCGACGGTCTCGATCCCGCGACGCAGATGGGTCCCCTCGTCCACGGCCGCCGGGTCGAGGCGATGGAAGCCTTCGTGGCCGATGCCGAGGCGAAGGGGGCACGGCTCCTCACCGGCGGCAGCCGCATCGGTAACCGCGGCCATTTCTTCGAGCCCACCGTCTTCGCCGACGTACCGCTCGATGCGCGCATCATGAACGAGGAGCCGTTCGGGCCGATCGCGGCGATCCGGCGCTTCGCGGCGGACGAGGAGGCGTTCGCTGAGGCCAATCGTCTGCCCTACGGGCTCGCGGCCTACGCCTACACGCGCTCGGCCACCCGGGCGAACCGAGTGGGCGAGGGGGTCGAGTCCGGCATGATCTCGATCAACCATCACGGCATCGCACTCCCCGAGACGCCCTTCGGCGGCGTCAAGGATTCCGGCTACGGCAGCGAGGGCGGCGCGGAGGCGATCGAGGCGTATCTCGTGACGAAGTTCATCACCCAGGCCAACACCTGA
- the drt3b gene encoding antiviral reverse transcriptase Drt3b yields MRNDKHASVKYRALLTDTLPYEVPVIFSNDKFHLGLCAPMSADVEKAYLKVVKPSTAFTIPYSYTISKDSSRTTTLSIVHPLAQMAVAEFYTIHANSLLNYCANSRFSLRRPTDVASPYGAVVTAEADEGLKLGLVEALREDGQPDVGHLSSFFVYGKYNLLGKFMDSREFIRLESKFRFHRSADVSKCFYNIYTHSLSWAVKDKSFAKDNRNYYSFENEFDKLMQICNYNETNGIVVGPEFSRIFAEIILQDVDSRVETELKQDKIFAGTDYDLRRYVDDYAIFANDKFILSKVEAAVKKHLESYKLFINERKVVDSERPFVSAITLARNELGPILRSIQGRLSDIEKTSEVAPDTVRFIRSQSKSIRIIVAKHEISFSNVSGWIMSVIRRAILHAVKLIENPDFVENQTALCDVVAMLLDVAFYICAMDARVRTTYSICQIVLSVSSTFDKMPEEQADTIRHVMMEEITSIVRTLRSKLGDHLGSVDNIEIFNLLICGSYFVGEEFLNSKHVQDTLKSIIRAPNLSYFSYITAKFCYLRNDTLFHDEIKQLEQEVKERILARPDAVFSESQSFLMFCDYISDKKIDIKERMVLFKLCAPGELSKSCFEDVSDRLGFVDWSGISVKHLLRRKELRPVYAWR; encoded by the coding sequence ATGCGAAATGATAAGCACGCGTCGGTCAAGTATCGCGCGCTATTAACCGATACATTGCCATACGAAGTTCCAGTAATATTCTCGAACGATAAATTTCATCTTGGCCTCTGCGCACCTATGAGCGCAGATGTGGAGAAGGCATACTTGAAAGTTGTCAAGCCAAGCACGGCATTCACAATACCTTATAGTTATACGATTTCGAAAGACAGCTCTCGAACCACAACTTTGTCTATTGTGCATCCTCTTGCTCAAATGGCAGTCGCAGAATTCTACACAATTCATGCTAATAGCTTATTGAACTACTGTGCGAACAGCCGATTTTCGCTTCGTCGGCCAACTGACGTTGCATCTCCCTACGGCGCTGTAGTCACTGCTGAAGCGGACGAAGGGCTCAAATTAGGGCTTGTAGAGGCGCTTAGAGAAGACGGACAGCCCGACGTCGGACATTTGTCGTCATTCTTTGTATATGGAAAGTACAATCTGCTCGGAAAGTTTATGGATTCAAGAGAGTTCATCCGGCTTGAATCAAAGTTCAGATTTCATCGCTCGGCCGACGTGTCTAAATGCTTCTACAACATATACACACATTCTCTAAGCTGGGCAGTCAAAGACAAGTCTTTTGCCAAAGACAACAGGAACTACTATAGCTTTGAGAATGAATTTGATAAGCTGATGCAGATTTGCAACTACAACGAAACGAATGGCATTGTTGTAGGTCCAGAGTTCTCGCGCATATTTGCAGAGATTATATTGCAGGACGTCGACAGCAGAGTTGAAACCGAATTGAAGCAAGACAAAATCTTTGCTGGTACGGACTACGATCTTCGTCGGTATGTCGATGACTATGCTATCTTTGCAAACGACAAATTTATATTGAGCAAAGTTGAAGCTGCTGTCAAAAAGCACCTTGAATCCTATAAACTCTTCATTAATGAAAGGAAAGTGGTCGATAGCGAGAGGCCTTTTGTATCCGCAATCACACTCGCTCGCAATGAATTAGGTCCAATACTTCGCAGTATACAAGGTCGACTATCTGACATTGAGAAAACATCGGAAGTCGCTCCAGATACTGTTAGATTTATACGGTCTCAATCTAAAAGCATTCGCATCATCGTTGCGAAGCATGAAATTTCATTTTCGAATGTTAGCGGATGGATTATGTCCGTCATCAGGCGTGCGATTTTGCATGCTGTGAAGCTTATAGAAAATCCTGATTTCGTCGAAAATCAAACCGCTCTGTGCGATGTTGTCGCAATGCTACTCGATGTTGCGTTTTACATCTGCGCTATGGACGCTAGAGTTCGCACAACATACTCTATATGTCAGATTGTACTCTCTGTCAGCTCCACTTTTGATAAGATGCCGGAGGAACAAGCTGATACTATTCGACATGTGATGATGGAAGAAATAACTTCTATTGTACGAACGCTGCGCTCGAAACTGGGAGATCATTTGGGAAGCGTTGACAATATTGAGATATTTAATCTACTAATCTGCGGATCGTATTTTGTGGGAGAGGAGTTTCTCAACTCAAAGCATGTACAAGATACGCTTAAAAGCATCATACGTGCTCCGAACTTGTCATACTTCTCTTATATAACTGCTAAGTTCTGCTATTTGAGAAATGATACTTTGTTCCATGATGAAATCAAACAATTGGAACAAGAGGTTAAAGAGCGCATTTTAGCGCGGCCCGACGCCGTATTTTCGGAATCTCAATCATTTCTAATGTTTTGCGACTACATATCCGACAAAAAAATCGATATCAAAGAAAGAATGGTGTTATTTAAACTCTGCGCGCCTGGCGAACTTTCCAAGTCGTGCTTCGAAGATGTCTCGGACCGCCTCGGTTTCGTTGATTGGTCAGGCATCAGCGTTAAACACCTTCTGAGAAGAAAAGAGTTGCGTCCCGTGTACGCATGGCGATAG
- the drt3a gene encoding antiviral reverse transcriptase Drt3a produces the protein MTLSNALSAKSLKRVVRRGDSARFKIDLAKDREAIITEIAESASCREIDLTSFVKSKIKGRRCISYNNYNANLLLRAVAKHITSRFRIRNPSRESIVDGVIESLIESTPMYIIRRDIKSFYETIPIDEVRKRLIYDTAIPRTTRHYIRSFFETHCNGAAAGLPRGVGLSSTIVELAMERFDKEVRGLEGVYKYFRYSDDILIFTFIEPTQIEIKIGELLPEPMTFNTEKFGTTSLINKDKKSTSKKSIEYLGYKFIVSDYCDSNKHRKVEVTLSDKKTIKLKTRIVLALNEFVKTGNGNLLCERMEFLSGNYRLRRVGNSYVASNDFFLSGIYYSYRHCGIHTCDGSEEQTPPELTLVNLFYHNLIRNKRHRFRRYLLQNLNHQQMERLRKVSFPHGFSSRMSIKIRYDRLRSIKSVWQNAK, from the coding sequence ATGACGCTAAGCAATGCCTTATCGGCCAAGTCACTTAAACGCGTAGTACGAAGAGGTGACTCAGCCCGCTTCAAAATTGATCTCGCAAAAGATCGAGAAGCTATTATCACAGAAATAGCCGAAAGCGCTTCCTGCCGCGAGATTGATTTAACATCTTTCGTCAAGTCAAAAATTAAAGGGCGAAGGTGCATAAGTTATAATAACTACAATGCTAATCTCTTGCTTCGCGCAGTTGCGAAGCATATAACGAGCCGCTTTAGGATAAGAAACCCGAGTAGAGAGTCTATCGTCGACGGGGTGATCGAGTCACTGATAGAATCCACGCCGATGTACATCATCCGGCGCGACATAAAGTCGTTCTATGAAACTATCCCTATCGACGAAGTTCGGAAAAGACTTATATATGACACAGCGATCCCAAGGACAACAAGACACTATATTCGATCTTTTTTCGAAACGCATTGCAATGGAGCAGCTGCCGGGCTTCCGCGCGGCGTAGGTCTCAGCTCAACAATTGTTGAGCTCGCGATGGAGCGTTTTGACAAGGAAGTCCGCGGACTTGAAGGCGTCTATAAGTACTTCCGCTATTCTGATGATATATTGATTTTTACTTTTATTGAACCAACTCAGATAGAGATTAAAATTGGTGAGCTTCTGCCCGAGCCGATGACTTTCAATACGGAAAAGTTTGGAACTACCTCGCTTATTAATAAGGATAAGAAATCGACTTCAAAAAAATCTATAGAGTACCTCGGATATAAGTTCATTGTATCGGACTACTGCGACAGCAACAAACATCGCAAGGTTGAAGTTACCTTGTCGGACAAAAAGACTATTAAGCTGAAGACACGTATAGTACTTGCCCTTAATGAATTCGTCAAAACTGGGAATGGCAATTTACTCTGCGAGAGAATGGAATTTTTAAGCGGAAACTATCGGCTTAGGCGAGTTGGTAACAGCTATGTCGCAAGCAATGACTTCTTCCTTTCTGGAATCTACTATAGTTATAGACACTGCGGAATTCACACCTGTGACGGTTCTGAAGAACAAACCCCGCCTGAATTGACTTTAGTAAACTTATTTTATCACAATTTGATCAGAAACAAAAGGCATCGGTTTCGGCGATATCTCTTACAAAATCTGAATCATCAGCAGATGGAACGGTTGCGCAAAGTGAGTTTCCCTCACGGATTTTCAAGCCGGATGTCCATCAAAATACGTTACGATAGGCTTAGATCAATAAAATCGGTGTGGCAAAATGCGAAATGA
- a CDS encoding recombinase family protein translates to MATYGYARVSSASQSLTIQQEALRAYGCEIIRAETHTGTKVEGRTELETLLQFARAGDRIVVTRIDRLARSIADLSAIVKRMESIGVILVAIEQPIETSTPAGRCFLQMLGVFAEFETAIRRERQMEGIAKAKAEGAFKGRKPSIDAIRVRELAASGMGGTAIAKELRVSRASVYRLLGSDRTKGVATI, encoded by the coding sequence ATGGCGACCTATGGATATGCAAGGGTCAGTTCGGCCTCACAGTCCCTGACGATCCAACAGGAAGCCCTTCGCGCGTATGGGTGTGAGATCATCAGGGCGGAAACCCATACGGGCACCAAGGTCGAAGGGCGGACGGAGCTTGAGACGTTGCTTCAGTTTGCCAGGGCCGGGGATCGGATCGTCGTGACCCGCATAGATCGCCTTGCACGCTCCATCGCTGACCTATCAGCTATCGTGAAGCGGATGGAATCGATTGGCGTAATCCTCGTCGCCATCGAGCAGCCCATTGAGACGTCCACACCTGCTGGCCGATGCTTCCTACAGATGCTCGGCGTGTTCGCGGAATTCGAGACAGCGATCAGGCGTGAGCGTCAGATGGAGGGTATCGCCAAGGCCAAAGCCGAAGGGGCGTTCAAGGGCCGTAAGCCTTCTATCGACGCAATCCGTGTGAGGGAACTGGCGGCATCGGGCATGGGCGGCACCGCGATCGCCAAGGAACTGCGGGTCAGCCGCGCCTCCGTCTACCGCCTGCTAGGGTCGGATCGGACGAAAGGTGTGGCAACCATTTGA
- a CDS encoding response regulator, translating to MAERQQLLDTKVLIVEDEYLIMDEVKRIVEAAGGIVVGAHGNLDDDVFERSALRTDIAMLDINVRGKMIYPLADVLRERGVPFIFATGYDFESIPDKFASVPRIQKPFDADELVNALADTRTRTSHAG from the coding sequence ATGGCCGAACGCCAACAATTGTTAGATACAAAAGTTCTCATCGTCGAAGACGAGTATCTGATCATGGATGAAGTCAAGCGCATTGTCGAAGCCGCTGGCGGCATCGTAGTGGGTGCGCACGGCAACCTTGATGATGATGTCTTCGAGCGTTCCGCGCTACGCACAGACATCGCCATGCTAGACATCAACGTTCGTGGAAAGATGATCTATCCGCTTGCTGACGTTCTACGTGAGCGTGGCGTCCCGTTTATATTTGCAACAGGCTATGATTTTGAAAGTATCCCGGATAAGTTTGCCTCGGTGCCAAGGATTCAAAAGCCGTTCGATGCAGATGAGCTTGTGAACGCCTTGGCTGACACCCGCACAAGGACATCGCATGCCGGATGA